Proteins from a genomic interval of Candidatus Omnitrophota bacterium:
- a CDS encoding ferredoxin--NADP reductase, whose product MAVKELNAIITQKVEVAPGLIVIRVAPDGWDLPEFTPGQFAVLGLPANAPRCAGSDPEEDPLAKPDKMIQRAYSVASSSVAKEYLEFYVALVHSGGLTPRLFHLKIGDRLWLGPKFKGFFTLDEVPPESNVVLIATGTGLAPYVSMLRSQLIGETQRKFAVVHGARHSWDLGYSSELTLMETMSPMLSYFPIITRPKDEPAPWAGLTGRVQEVWASGALKKAWGFHPAPKDTHVFLCGNPGMIETMEGILQAEGFAEHTRKSPGQYHAEKYW is encoded by the coding sequence GCCGGGGCTTATTGTGATCCGTGTTGCCCCCGACGGCTGGGACTTGCCTGAATTCACCCCGGGGCAATTTGCCGTGTTGGGCCTTCCGGCCAACGCGCCGCGCTGCGCGGGCTCAGACCCTGAAGAGGATCCGCTCGCCAAGCCGGACAAGATGATTCAGCGGGCCTACTCGGTAGCCTCTTCTTCGGTGGCCAAGGAGTACTTGGAGTTTTACGTGGCCCTGGTTCATTCCGGGGGGCTGACCCCGCGCCTCTTCCACCTGAAGATTGGAGATAGGCTGTGGTTGGGGCCGAAGTTCAAAGGCTTCTTCACCCTCGATGAAGTCCCCCCCGAATCCAATGTTGTTCTCATTGCCACCGGCACGGGCCTGGCCCCTTACGTGAGCATGCTTCGCTCGCAGCTTATCGGGGAGACCCAACGCAAATTCGCGGTGGTGCACGGAGCCCGCCACTCCTGGGACCTGGGTTACAGCTCCGAGCTGACGCTCATGGAAACGATGTCTCCCATGTTATCCTACTTCCCCATCATTACCCGCCCCAAAGACGAGCCGGCCCCGTGGGCCGGTCTCACTGGCCGGGTCCAAGAGGTCTGGGCCAGCGGAGCCTTAAAAAAGGCATGGGGTTTTCACCCTGCGCCCAAGGACACCCATGTTTTTCTCTGTGGCAATCCGGGAATGATCGAAACTATGGAGGGGATCCTCCAAGCCGAGGGATTTGCGGAGCACACCCGCAAGAGCCCCGGGCAATACCACGCCGAGAAGTACTGGTAG